The Sabethes cyaneus chromosome 3, idSabCyanKW18_F2, whole genome shotgun sequence DNA window TGGAGTTACAAAAGATTGTGTTGGCTGGTGGAACAACATCGAAGCACCCCGTATGATTGTAATGATGCGGAACATGAGACTAAACTTATCAGTCTTTGGAAAATGCTAATGGGAGAGGAAAATAAACTGAAGGGTCGTGTGTCGGATCAGTGGCAAGACATCGGATTTCAAGTAACCACCAAGAAAATACAATCTCAAGTTAAGAAATGTTGATCAATTTATTTCTACTTTTACAGGGAGATGACCCGAAGACGGACTTTCGTGGTATGGGCATGCTTGGATTAGAAAATCTCCTATATTTTGCCAGTGAATACAATGGAACCGCACGACATTTACTTTCGCACTCCCATCATCCAACGCGAGGGTACTTTTTTGCCATTGTTGGTATCAATCTTACGTCTATGGCGTACCATCTTCTACAATCGGGGGCCGCAAGAAATCATTTCTACAATCAACCTAGACTAACCATGGACACTTTTCATCAGTTCTACTGCTATCTGTACTTTGAATTTGATCGTTACTGGGTGGAGTGTAGGCCTAAGAGCATCATGGATTTTAGTTGGGTACAaaagaaatttgatgaaaaca harbors:
- the LOC128742821 gene encoding ELMO domain-containing protein 2, whose product is MLSADYRMLYKVFNLFYFLARPLVKWFLHRFTNLCELQRICYGCSPGALRIRKVQNSLELSRRPRIKQMVMILNELVCQEVEEFFLREEIQTRAIGTVLQVKKINPKVHVDFPRTFGVCAEKIWSYKRLCWLVEQHRSTPYDCNDAEHETKLISLWKMLMGEENKLKGRVSDQWQDIGFQGDDPKTDFRGMGMLGLENLLYFASEYNGTARHLLSHSHHPTRGYFFAIVGINLTSMAYHLLQSGAARNHFYNQPRLTMDTFHQFYCYLYFEFDRYWVECRPKSIMDFSWVQKKFDENIGKLLSSDSCCFKMNLAVESI